The Neodiprion fabricii isolate iyNeoFabr1 chromosome 4, iyNeoFabr1.1, whole genome shotgun sequence genome window below encodes:
- the LOC124181103 gene encoding RNA-binding protein 27 isoform X3 encodes MIIENPDQFKAWLTAVLEPLCDADPAALAKYVYALVKKDKTLEELRGGMVEQLDVFLQQETKNFVELLFKTLETQEYVLPPPKGAPEGGGTPPSINPPPPVEKQVEIIIPPPPPTGSPPQPAQVNGATPAIVIKRETRKSDSEKDVQEKEKRSRSRSGRIRSRTRSRSRSWERDRRRSRSREHIRRDRERDRSRPWRNKSPPPNTRRHDRRRTRSRSTSPLRSRIRDGPDTRDHRARFRNRSPTPLRSRSRSRSTDRKKVDRSERNEAARVERGDGSPGGGTPTQDSNHGDVDMRLSTTSQSIQSVVAVGANPPNSQSGTLQPKRRCRDFDEKGYCMRGDLCPYDHGTDPVVLEDVALSRVLNFGPHGPQAPGTVPVSSVPEPPPGPNGNAPPPHLPLASLPPPHLRNQHHSNMVAFAEYNPDAPSMEPRMPWGRHPPPGPGIYGRGQRELISVPVIPHSNPSEMPHTPNNPLKRKQAFDFNRLGPKQRVVHNPANCSLELKKVPRSLNNITQLNNHFSRFGKIVNIQVNFGGDPEAALVTFQIPSEAKAAYRSTEAVLNNRFIKVFWHNNVNNNSTSGAIENVPPGSRPSVKERLGATINQPIKTEENEYVPTRRATEEPVTPTVIPVSPKAPPIPSREDKVLAIKKSQEMLAAKETLKKKQEEKRKEAIKLTADLRKRKQELLDKQLVEIRSLIERAEKNPDQKDAIMVTIKTMQQSIDSLRKDLATNGQVGANKSQIKTREQTQKEILDAELDLMTAQQEGQDPGELQKRLNDLKAQAAALGLNAGLGVGRGARPTKVTRGSHVLSYRGRGRGSFAHVSVDHRPTSLLISGYESEEKEEVLAHFQQYGEIVNQMVDDATPSIVINFKSRKEAEVALVKGRTFQDRLLSVTWVTGHHLHRGGGGNANSNIPQPARSEQAPATADEELELEVRTLSNLNISDDNGAAEALLLEENEEEEDEDGEPRSWRR; translated from the exons ATGATCATAGAGAACCCTGATCAGTTTAAGGCGTGGCTCACTGCTGTCCTGGAGCCGCT ATGCGATGCAGATCCTGCTGCCCTGGCAAAGTATGTCTATGCTCTAGTCAAGAAAGACAAAACACTGGAAGAGTTGCGTGGCGGCATGGTTGAACAGTTGGATGTATTTTTACAACAAG AAACAAAGAATTTCGTTGAACTTTTATTCAAAACCTTGGAGACACAAGAGTACGTATTACCTCCCCCAAAAGGAGCACCTGAGGGTGGTGGAACACCACCTAGTATAAACCCACCACCTCCTGTTGAAAAGCAAGTCGAGATTATTATTCCCCCGCCTCCACCTACTGGTAGCCCTCCACAACCGGCTCAAGTGAATGGAGCTACCCCTGCAATAGTAATTAAAAGAGAAACTAGAAAATCTGACTCTGAGAAAGATGTACAAGAAAAAGAGAAGCGATCGCGAAGCAG AAGCGGAAGGATAAGATCAAGAACAAGATCGCGGTCACGGTCCTGGGAACGAGACCGAAGGCGATCTAGGAGCCGAGAACACATCCGCCGAGACAGAGAGCGTGACAGAAGCCGTCCTTGGAGAAACAAATCACCACCTCCTAACACCAGGAGGCACGATAGGag GCGCACAAGAAGCCGCAGTACATCACCATTACGTTCACGTATTCGCGATGGTCCTGACACTCGTGATCATAGAGCTCGGTTCCGAAACAGATCTCCTACACCTCTTAGATCTCGATCTAGATCACGGTCTACAGATCGTAAGAAAGTCGATAGATCTGAAAGAAATGAAGCTGCGCGAGTAGAGAGAGGGGATGGAAGTCCTGGTGGTGGAACTCCAACACAAGACAGTAATCACGGGGATGTAGACATGAGACTTTCTACCACCAGTCAATCTATCCAAAGTGTTGTAGCTGTAGGTGCTAATCCACCAAATAGTCAATCTGGTACTCTTCAACCCAAGAGACGGTGTAGAGATTTCGATG AGAAGGGATACTGCATGAGAGGAGATCTCTGTCCGTATGATCATGGTACTGACCCAGTAGTTTTGGAGGACGTTGCTTTGAGTCGTGTATTAAATTTTGGGCCTCACGGACCTCAAGCCCCAGGCACGGTACCTGTTTCCTCTGTACCTGAACCTCCTCCAGGACCAAATGGCAATGCTCCACCTCCCCACTTACCGCTTGCCAGTCTACCGCCACCGCATCTGCGAAATCAGCATCATTCTAATATGG TTGCATTTGCAGAATATAATCCAGATGCTCCAAGTATGGAACCCCGCATGCCATGGGGTCGACATCCGCCACCAGGTCCAGGAATATATGGCCGTGGACAGCGTGAACTTATCAGTGTACCTGTCATACCGCATTCAAATCCGAGTGAGATGCCACATACACCAAATAATCCATTAAAGCGTAAGCAGGCGTTTGACTTCAATCGCCTTGGACCGAAACAACGAGTTGTACATAATCCAGCTAATTGTTCtcttgaattgaaaaaagttccaCGCAGTTTGAATAACATTACTCAGTTAAATAATCACTTTTCACGTTtcggaaaaattgttaatataCAAGTAAATTTCGGTGGTGACCCTGAGGCGGCATTAGTCACCTTCCAGATACCATCTGAAGCAAAAGCTGCCTATCGAAGTACAGAAGCAGTTTTGAATAATAGATTTATCAAGGTCTTTTGGCACAACAATGTTAACAATAATTCAACTAGTGGAGCCATTGAAAACGTACCTCCAG GAAGTCGTCCATCTGTTAAAGAGAGGCTAGGCGCTACAATTAACCAACCGATAAaaactgaagaaaatgaatatgTTCCCACTCGTCGTGCAACAGAAGAGCCAGTGACGCCAACTGTGATACCTGTGTCACCAAAAGCACCTCCCATACCATCTAGAGAAGACAAAGTATTGGctataaaaaaatctcaagaAATGTTAGCGGCCAAGGAAacgttaaaaaagaaacaggagGAAAAACGGAAGGAAGCTATAAAACTGACTGCAGATCTGCGCAAGAGAAAGCAGGAATTACTTGATAAACAACTTGTTGAAATTCGATCTTTAATAGAACGAGCTGAGAAGAATCCAGACCAAAAAGATGCAATTATGGTAACGATCAAAACTATGCAGCAATCCATTGACAGCTTACGGAAAGATTTGGCCACCAATGGTCAAGTGGGAGCGAATAAGTCTCAAATAAAAACCAGGGAACAAACTCAAAAAGAAATATTAGATGCTGAATTGGATCTAATGACTGCTCAACAAGAGGGTCAGGATCCAGGTGAATTACAAAAGAGATTAAATGATTTGAAAGCACAGGCTGCAGCATTAGGGTTGAATGCAGGACTTGGTGTGGGAAGAGGCGCTAGGCCAACGAAGGTGACACGAGGAAGTCACGTTTTATCTTATCGGGGGAGAGGACGAGGTAGTTTTGCTCATGTTTCTGTCGACCATAGACCAACAAGCCTCCTCATTTCTGGATATGAAAGTGAGGAGAAGGAAGAAGTTTTAGCGCATTTTCAA CAATATGGTGAAATAGTTAATCAAATGGTGGATGATGCTACACCTTCCATCGtcatcaatttcaaatcaagAAAAGAGGCAGAAGTAGCACTGGTAAAGGGACGCACGTTTCAGGACAGATTATTGTCTGTGACCTGGGTAACCGGACACCACCTACATCGCGGAGGTGGAGGAAATGCCAATAGCAATATACCCCAACCAGCTCGTTCAGAACAAGCCCCAGCAACAGCGGATGAGGAACTTGAATTAGAAGTGCGTACTTTGTCGAATCTGAACATTTCCGATGACAAT GGAGCTGCAGAAGCTTTACTTCTGGAGGAAaacgaagaggaggaagacgaggatGGAGAGCCTCGCAGTTGGAGACGATAG
- the LOC124181103 gene encoding RNA-binding protein 27 isoform X1, producing MIIENPDQFKAWLTAVLEPLCDADPAALAKYVYALVKKDKTLEELRGGMVEQLDVFLQQETKNFVELLFKTLETQEYVLPPPKGAPEGGGTPPSINPPPPVEKQVEIIIPPPPPTGSPPQPAQVNGATPAIVIKRETRKSDSEKDVQEKEKRSRSRSGRIRSRTRSRSRSWERDRRRSRSREHIRRDRERDRSRPWRNKSPPPNTRRHDRRRTRSRSTSPLRSRIRDGPDTRDHRARFRNRSPTPLRSRSRSRSTDRKKVDRSERNEAARVERGDGSPGGGTPTQDSNHGDVDMRLSTTSQSIQSVVAVGANPPNSQSGTLQPKRRCRDFDEKGYCMRGDLCPYDHGTDPVVLEDVALSRVLNFGPHGPQAPGTVPVSSVPEPPPGPNGNAPPPHLPLASLPPPHLRNQHHSNMVAFAEYNPDAPSMEPRMPWGRHPPPGPGIYGRGQRELISVPVIPHSNPSEMPHTPNNPLKRKQAFDFNRLGPKQRVVHNPANCSLELKKVPRSLNNITQLNNHFSRFGKIVNIQVNFGGDPEAALVTFQIPSEAKAAYRSTEAVLNNRFIKVFWHNNVNNNSTSGAIENVPPGEKNGSRPSVKERLGATINQPIKTEENEYVPTRRATEEPVTPTVIPVSPKAPPIPSREDKVLAIKKSQEMLAAKETLKKKQEEKRKEAIKLTADLRKRKQELLDKQLVEIRSLIERAEKNPDQKDAIMVTIKTMQQSIDSLRKDLATNGQVGANKSQIKTREQTQKEILDAELDLMTAQQEGQDPGELQKRLNDLKAQAAALGLNAGLGVGRGARPTKVTRGSHVLSYRGRGRGSFAHVSVDHRPTSLLISGYESEEKEEVLAHFQQYGEIVNQMVDDATPSIVINFKSRKEAEVALVKGRTFQDRLLSVTWVTGHHLHRGGGGNANSNIPQPARSEQAPATADEELELEVRTLSNLNISDDNGAAEALLLEENEEEEDEDGEPRSWRR from the exons ATGATCATAGAGAACCCTGATCAGTTTAAGGCGTGGCTCACTGCTGTCCTGGAGCCGCT ATGCGATGCAGATCCTGCTGCCCTGGCAAAGTATGTCTATGCTCTAGTCAAGAAAGACAAAACACTGGAAGAGTTGCGTGGCGGCATGGTTGAACAGTTGGATGTATTTTTACAACAAG AAACAAAGAATTTCGTTGAACTTTTATTCAAAACCTTGGAGACACAAGAGTACGTATTACCTCCCCCAAAAGGAGCACCTGAGGGTGGTGGAACACCACCTAGTATAAACCCACCACCTCCTGTTGAAAAGCAAGTCGAGATTATTATTCCCCCGCCTCCACCTACTGGTAGCCCTCCACAACCGGCTCAAGTGAATGGAGCTACCCCTGCAATAGTAATTAAAAGAGAAACTAGAAAATCTGACTCTGAGAAAGATGTACAAGAAAAAGAGAAGCGATCGCGAAGCAG AAGCGGAAGGATAAGATCAAGAACAAGATCGCGGTCACGGTCCTGGGAACGAGACCGAAGGCGATCTAGGAGCCGAGAACACATCCGCCGAGACAGAGAGCGTGACAGAAGCCGTCCTTGGAGAAACAAATCACCACCTCCTAACACCAGGAGGCACGATAGGag GCGCACAAGAAGCCGCAGTACATCACCATTACGTTCACGTATTCGCGATGGTCCTGACACTCGTGATCATAGAGCTCGGTTCCGAAACAGATCTCCTACACCTCTTAGATCTCGATCTAGATCACGGTCTACAGATCGTAAGAAAGTCGATAGATCTGAAAGAAATGAAGCTGCGCGAGTAGAGAGAGGGGATGGAAGTCCTGGTGGTGGAACTCCAACACAAGACAGTAATCACGGGGATGTAGACATGAGACTTTCTACCACCAGTCAATCTATCCAAAGTGTTGTAGCTGTAGGTGCTAATCCACCAAATAGTCAATCTGGTACTCTTCAACCCAAGAGACGGTGTAGAGATTTCGATG AGAAGGGATACTGCATGAGAGGAGATCTCTGTCCGTATGATCATGGTACTGACCCAGTAGTTTTGGAGGACGTTGCTTTGAGTCGTGTATTAAATTTTGGGCCTCACGGACCTCAAGCCCCAGGCACGGTACCTGTTTCCTCTGTACCTGAACCTCCTCCAGGACCAAATGGCAATGCTCCACCTCCCCACTTACCGCTTGCCAGTCTACCGCCACCGCATCTGCGAAATCAGCATCATTCTAATATGG TTGCATTTGCAGAATATAATCCAGATGCTCCAAGTATGGAACCCCGCATGCCATGGGGTCGACATCCGCCACCAGGTCCAGGAATATATGGCCGTGGACAGCGTGAACTTATCAGTGTACCTGTCATACCGCATTCAAATCCGAGTGAGATGCCACATACACCAAATAATCCATTAAAGCGTAAGCAGGCGTTTGACTTCAATCGCCTTGGACCGAAACAACGAGTTGTACATAATCCAGCTAATTGTTCtcttgaattgaaaaaagttccaCGCAGTTTGAATAACATTACTCAGTTAAATAATCACTTTTCACGTTtcggaaaaattgttaatataCAAGTAAATTTCGGTGGTGACCCTGAGGCGGCATTAGTCACCTTCCAGATACCATCTGAAGCAAAAGCTGCCTATCGAAGTACAGAAGCAGTTTTGAATAATAGATTTATCAAGGTCTTTTGGCACAACAATGTTAACAATAATTCAACTAGTGGAGCCATTGAAAACGTACCTCCAGGTGAGAAAAACG GAAGTCGTCCATCTGTTAAAGAGAGGCTAGGCGCTACAATTAACCAACCGATAAaaactgaagaaaatgaatatgTTCCCACTCGTCGTGCAACAGAAGAGCCAGTGACGCCAACTGTGATACCTGTGTCACCAAAAGCACCTCCCATACCATCTAGAGAAGACAAAGTATTGGctataaaaaaatctcaagaAATGTTAGCGGCCAAGGAAacgttaaaaaagaaacaggagGAAAAACGGAAGGAAGCTATAAAACTGACTGCAGATCTGCGCAAGAGAAAGCAGGAATTACTTGATAAACAACTTGTTGAAATTCGATCTTTAATAGAACGAGCTGAGAAGAATCCAGACCAAAAAGATGCAATTATGGTAACGATCAAAACTATGCAGCAATCCATTGACAGCTTACGGAAAGATTTGGCCACCAATGGTCAAGTGGGAGCGAATAAGTCTCAAATAAAAACCAGGGAACAAACTCAAAAAGAAATATTAGATGCTGAATTGGATCTAATGACTGCTCAACAAGAGGGTCAGGATCCAGGTGAATTACAAAAGAGATTAAATGATTTGAAAGCACAGGCTGCAGCATTAGGGTTGAATGCAGGACTTGGTGTGGGAAGAGGCGCTAGGCCAACGAAGGTGACACGAGGAAGTCACGTTTTATCTTATCGGGGGAGAGGACGAGGTAGTTTTGCTCATGTTTCTGTCGACCATAGACCAACAAGCCTCCTCATTTCTGGATATGAAAGTGAGGAGAAGGAAGAAGTTTTAGCGCATTTTCAA CAATATGGTGAAATAGTTAATCAAATGGTGGATGATGCTACACCTTCCATCGtcatcaatttcaaatcaagAAAAGAGGCAGAAGTAGCACTGGTAAAGGGACGCACGTTTCAGGACAGATTATTGTCTGTGACCTGGGTAACCGGACACCACCTACATCGCGGAGGTGGAGGAAATGCCAATAGCAATATACCCCAACCAGCTCGTTCAGAACAAGCCCCAGCAACAGCGGATGAGGAACTTGAATTAGAAGTGCGTACTTTGTCGAATCTGAACATTTCCGATGACAAT GGAGCTGCAGAAGCTTTACTTCTGGAGGAAaacgaagaggaggaagacgaggatGGAGAGCCTCGCAGTTGGAGACGATAG
- the LOC124181103 gene encoding RNA-binding protein 27 isoform X5: MIIENPDQFKAWLTAVLEPLCDADPAALAKYVYALVKKDKTLEELRGGMVEQLDVFLQQETKNFVELLFKTLETQEYVLPPPKGAPEGGGTPPSINPPPPVEKQVEIIIPPPPPTGSPPQPAQVNGATPAIVIKRETRKSDSEKDVQEKEKRSRSRSGRIRSRTRSRSRSWERDRRRSRSREHIRRDRERDRSRPWRNKSPPPNTRRHDRRRTRSRSTSPLRSRIRDGPDTRDHRARFRNRSPTPLRSRSRSRSTDRKKVDRSERNEAARVERGDGSPGGGTPTQDSNHGDVDMRLSTTSQSIQSVVAVGANPPNSQSGTLQPKRRCRDFDEKGYCMRGDLCPYDHGTDPVVLEDVALSRVLNFGPHGPQAPGTVPVSSVPEPPPGPNGNAPPPHLPLASLPPPHLRNQHHSNMVAFAEYNPDAPSMEPRMPWGRHPPPGPGIYGRGQRELISVPVIPHSNPSEMPHTPNNPLKRKQAFDFNRLGPKQRVVHNPANCSLELKKVPRSLNNITQLNNHFSRFGKIVNIQVNFGGDPEAALVTFQIPSEAKAAYRSTEAVLNNRFIKVFWHNNVNNNSTSGAIENVPPGEKNGSRPSVKERLGATINQPIKTEENEYVPTRRATEEPVTPTVIPVSPKAPPIPSREDKVLAIKKSQEMLAAKETLKKKQEEKRKEAIKLTADLRKRKQELLDKQLVEIRSLIERAEKNPDQKDAIMVTIKTMQQSIDSLRKDLATNGQVGANKSQIKTREQTQKEILDAELDLMTAQQEGQDPGELQKRLNDLKAQAAALGLNAGLGVGRGARPTKVTRGSHVLSYRGRGRGSFAHVSVDHRPTSLLISGYESEEKEEVLAHFQQYGEIVNQMVDDATPSIVINFKSRKEAEVALVKGRTFQDRLLSVTWVTGHHLHRGGGGNANSNIPQPARSEQAPATADEELELEGAAEALLLEENEEEEDEDGEPRSWRR; this comes from the exons ATGATCATAGAGAACCCTGATCAGTTTAAGGCGTGGCTCACTGCTGTCCTGGAGCCGCT ATGCGATGCAGATCCTGCTGCCCTGGCAAAGTATGTCTATGCTCTAGTCAAGAAAGACAAAACACTGGAAGAGTTGCGTGGCGGCATGGTTGAACAGTTGGATGTATTTTTACAACAAG AAACAAAGAATTTCGTTGAACTTTTATTCAAAACCTTGGAGACACAAGAGTACGTATTACCTCCCCCAAAAGGAGCACCTGAGGGTGGTGGAACACCACCTAGTATAAACCCACCACCTCCTGTTGAAAAGCAAGTCGAGATTATTATTCCCCCGCCTCCACCTACTGGTAGCCCTCCACAACCGGCTCAAGTGAATGGAGCTACCCCTGCAATAGTAATTAAAAGAGAAACTAGAAAATCTGACTCTGAGAAAGATGTACAAGAAAAAGAGAAGCGATCGCGAAGCAG AAGCGGAAGGATAAGATCAAGAACAAGATCGCGGTCACGGTCCTGGGAACGAGACCGAAGGCGATCTAGGAGCCGAGAACACATCCGCCGAGACAGAGAGCGTGACAGAAGCCGTCCTTGGAGAAACAAATCACCACCTCCTAACACCAGGAGGCACGATAGGag GCGCACAAGAAGCCGCAGTACATCACCATTACGTTCACGTATTCGCGATGGTCCTGACACTCGTGATCATAGAGCTCGGTTCCGAAACAGATCTCCTACACCTCTTAGATCTCGATCTAGATCACGGTCTACAGATCGTAAGAAAGTCGATAGATCTGAAAGAAATGAAGCTGCGCGAGTAGAGAGAGGGGATGGAAGTCCTGGTGGTGGAACTCCAACACAAGACAGTAATCACGGGGATGTAGACATGAGACTTTCTACCACCAGTCAATCTATCCAAAGTGTTGTAGCTGTAGGTGCTAATCCACCAAATAGTCAATCTGGTACTCTTCAACCCAAGAGACGGTGTAGAGATTTCGATG AGAAGGGATACTGCATGAGAGGAGATCTCTGTCCGTATGATCATGGTACTGACCCAGTAGTTTTGGAGGACGTTGCTTTGAGTCGTGTATTAAATTTTGGGCCTCACGGACCTCAAGCCCCAGGCACGGTACCTGTTTCCTCTGTACCTGAACCTCCTCCAGGACCAAATGGCAATGCTCCACCTCCCCACTTACCGCTTGCCAGTCTACCGCCACCGCATCTGCGAAATCAGCATCATTCTAATATGG TTGCATTTGCAGAATATAATCCAGATGCTCCAAGTATGGAACCCCGCATGCCATGGGGTCGACATCCGCCACCAGGTCCAGGAATATATGGCCGTGGACAGCGTGAACTTATCAGTGTACCTGTCATACCGCATTCAAATCCGAGTGAGATGCCACATACACCAAATAATCCATTAAAGCGTAAGCAGGCGTTTGACTTCAATCGCCTTGGACCGAAACAACGAGTTGTACATAATCCAGCTAATTGTTCtcttgaattgaaaaaagttccaCGCAGTTTGAATAACATTACTCAGTTAAATAATCACTTTTCACGTTtcggaaaaattgttaatataCAAGTAAATTTCGGTGGTGACCCTGAGGCGGCATTAGTCACCTTCCAGATACCATCTGAAGCAAAAGCTGCCTATCGAAGTACAGAAGCAGTTTTGAATAATAGATTTATCAAGGTCTTTTGGCACAACAATGTTAACAATAATTCAACTAGTGGAGCCATTGAAAACGTACCTCCAGGTGAGAAAAACG GAAGTCGTCCATCTGTTAAAGAGAGGCTAGGCGCTACAATTAACCAACCGATAAaaactgaagaaaatgaatatgTTCCCACTCGTCGTGCAACAGAAGAGCCAGTGACGCCAACTGTGATACCTGTGTCACCAAAAGCACCTCCCATACCATCTAGAGAAGACAAAGTATTGGctataaaaaaatctcaagaAATGTTAGCGGCCAAGGAAacgttaaaaaagaaacaggagGAAAAACGGAAGGAAGCTATAAAACTGACTGCAGATCTGCGCAAGAGAAAGCAGGAATTACTTGATAAACAACTTGTTGAAATTCGATCTTTAATAGAACGAGCTGAGAAGAATCCAGACCAAAAAGATGCAATTATGGTAACGATCAAAACTATGCAGCAATCCATTGACAGCTTACGGAAAGATTTGGCCACCAATGGTCAAGTGGGAGCGAATAAGTCTCAAATAAAAACCAGGGAACAAACTCAAAAAGAAATATTAGATGCTGAATTGGATCTAATGACTGCTCAACAAGAGGGTCAGGATCCAGGTGAATTACAAAAGAGATTAAATGATTTGAAAGCACAGGCTGCAGCATTAGGGTTGAATGCAGGACTTGGTGTGGGAAGAGGCGCTAGGCCAACGAAGGTGACACGAGGAAGTCACGTTTTATCTTATCGGGGGAGAGGACGAGGTAGTTTTGCTCATGTTTCTGTCGACCATAGACCAACAAGCCTCCTCATTTCTGGATATGAAAGTGAGGAGAAGGAAGAAGTTTTAGCGCATTTTCAA CAATATGGTGAAATAGTTAATCAAATGGTGGATGATGCTACACCTTCCATCGtcatcaatttcaaatcaagAAAAGAGGCAGAAGTAGCACTGGTAAAGGGACGCACGTTTCAGGACAGATTATTGTCTGTGACCTGGGTAACCGGACACCACCTACATCGCGGAGGTGGAGGAAATGCCAATAGCAATATACCCCAACCAGCTCGTTCAGAACAAGCCCCAGCAACAGCGGATGAGGAACTTGAATTAGAA GGAGCTGCAGAAGCTTTACTTCTGGAGGAAaacgaagaggaggaagacgaggatGGAGAGCCTCGCAGTTGGAGACGATAG